The region TCATAACACATATCGCATTTCATCATCAGTTCGGCTTCACTATTCATCTTGGGCACGCCAAACGGGCAGGCCAGCACACAGTTATTGCAAGCGATACAGCGGGGTTTGCGAGCGGTTTGCACCACTCCATCAGGCGTTTTCTTAATCGCATCTGCTGGGCAAACCTCGGCACAAGTCGGCGAATTGCAGTGCATACACACCACAGGCGCAGTTTGGGTCGAATACTGGCGATTCACAAATTCAAGGTGAATCATGGCGCGGCCTTTGTGGGTATCACACTCGCTACAGGCTTGCACACACGATTGGCAGCCAATACAGCGGCTGGGATCAATAAAAAATTCATACTGGGCTTCAGGCATGGCAGGCTCCTATTGCTGTGGCTCAAGTTGGCTGGCATAAGCTGGCGCTTGGGTCGCTTTGGCAATCCGCACCGCACAAACCTTATACTCAGGAATTTTCGAGATTGGGTCTTGGGCGGCGATCGTCAGGCGATTAATGCTCTTTTGGCCGGCCCAGTGATAGGGCACAAAGATCGTATCGGGGCGAATTGTGCGCACCAGCTGCGCCCGCAGGGTAATTTCACCGCGCCGCGTTTGAGCCGTCACCCAATCGCCTTCTTGAATGTTATGGCGCATGGCCAATTGCGGGTGCATTTCAATCCGTGGCTCAGCATATTGATCAACCAAGGGGCCAATCCGCCGCGTTTGCGTGCCCGAAAGGAAGTGGCTAATCACACGGCCAGTTGTTAACATCAAAGGATATTCAGCATCAACATCTTCGGTGGGCGGGGTGTAGGGCGCAACATTGAAACGAGCTTTGCCATCGGGAAAGTAGAATGGGCCTGCACCTTTGGCAACTGGATTCCACGAATTTGGCTCGAACAAGCGCGGGGTGCCGGGATGATCATCACTAGGGCAAGGCCAGAAAACCCCATTTTGAGCTTCGATTTTTTCATAGGTAATGCCCGAATAATCGGCAACGCCACCTTTGGAAGCACGCCGCAATTCATCGAAAATCTCGCGTG is a window of Herpetosiphon gulosus DNA encoding:
- a CDS encoding 4Fe-4S dicluster domain-containing protein — translated: MPEAQYEFFIDPSRCIGCQSCVQACSECDTHKGRAMIHLEFVNRQYSTQTAPVVCMHCNSPTCAEVCPADAIKKTPDGVVQTARKPRCIACNNCVLACPFGVPKMNSEAELMMKCDMCYDRTSIGKAPMCASVCPSGALYYGTREQIEAQRPRSMPVNQFQFGQQVISTKVHMMVPRTAQPEHIDVLSAMHDHTSGQDIFLMMHED